GCTTAGACCTGGCAGAAGTCAAAGAGACGCTGCTGAGGTCACCCACACGAACAGTATTGTCATTAATTGTTTATGGTTAAGGTTTTATAAAAACGGTGACATTACTGAACGTCATACAGCGTTCAAGGTGAGCGTACAAGGATAACCAACCAGATTGAAGACCGTTTTCTTAGGTTGCAGGCTTTGCGAGGTCTCACTATAACTGTATCACGATTAAAAATGAGGCTGGAAGAGACCCATCAGGTGTTTGTAACTTGCGAAACTATTAGAAATAAACTTCATAAAGTAGGTTTAGATGCTCCTATCTGTGAGAGTGCCTGTATTATCCAGATGAAATGGCGCTCATCGACTTCAGTGGGCACAAGAGCACCGCACGCAAATTGGCTTAGACGTGAGTGTGCCTCTACTTTGTTCACAGAAGAGTCTCGATTTGAATTTGCACCAGATACGAAACGGACAAGAATGTGGAGACAATCTGGCAGTGCTGAACGATTGGTCGCAGTGCAGAAGGTTCGCATAGTCAGCAAGGCGGCAGTATAATGATATGGGGTGGCATCACTCTTGGTGGAATAACCAATCTCGTTTGTCTGGAACAGTGATGTGCTCCCACATCACTAGTCTGGAGCGGTTTATAATCCAACAGACTACCGCGATATTATTCTCGAACCTATTGTTGTACCGTTTGCATAACAAGCTGGTTCCCACTTTCAATTAATGCACGGCAATGGCGCGTCAACATAATGCCAGGGTCTTGCAAACCTTCCTCGAAGACAATGAAATTGAGGTTCTATCATGGCCTGCACAATCGCAAGATTTAAACCCAATTGAGCATATATGGGACATATTGGGCAGAtgcattttacaacaaaatattgcGTTCAATACAAGACAGCAACTGTTTGAGGGCCTTTCAATGGAGTGGAGCAGAATACCGCAGAAAGACACTGACCATCTGATTATAAGTTAGACTAAGAGATGTAGGGCAGTAGTAATCAACAACCGTGGAGGTCATATACTATACTAACTTAATCTAAAAACTAGTTTGTTGGGAATTGGGGGGAGGCACAgattagtattttatttttttatgttagcATTTTTTGACTGAATTTCtctcttaatttttttaagagcTATTGCGATAACtctaagaaatttttttttattttttacctatTCGGGACACTTctttataatttcttttttaaatatttgaaataaattatttgaaattCTTCTGTAATATAGCATTTTGTTTTTGTCCCCTAGCTTATTTTGATGTGTGTATATGCATGCCCTCGGCAAGATGGAGTCACACCTTAGTGACCTTAGCATTAAGCACTAGGGATTACGATATGGAACGCATAGGTACATCATAGTTTGATCTCATGTAAAGCTCGAAATTAATATTGCCACGAGAAGAAGGTAACCGAACTATATAAGAAAATTTAATCTAGAATCTCTGGAAAGCGAGAGCACTACAATCCTCCACGATTGAAAGAAAATGGAAAGGCGAATAGAAGAAAAGATATCCCGAAACTGCGTAACAGAAATAGACAGCGTTGAAAAATCCTGGTCAAAACTAAAGCCAATAGCCAATACATATATTACAATTAGTACCGCTGAGGCAATACGACAGCGAATAGGTAACAAACAGATCAAAAATAgaagataaaaagataaaaacttAGCAAATAGCAGCTAAGTGAAAACGAGATGGCTACATAAATACATGAGCAACAAACACCCAAGAGACCTACGAAATTTATAATGCTGTGAGGTAAGTAAACGAAGtgaaaggccacacgggcgattttttacggcacCAATTGGTttaccaatgcctcgtcaggtttactgctcttaggGCGCCGTAAAAAAATCGGCCGTGTGGCCTTTCGCTAAGCAAAGATACTCGGAAAGATGTAACCATAAAAATGCAACCATTGAACATTTGCTTCTCAACCATCtcttaataattttaaaattcatgTTTTTCTACAAAGAAAACACtgtaattaataaataataaataatttataataataattctaTCTATATTTGTTAATTTGTCGAATTATATTATggaagtattttttttataaattacatAATTAGAGCAAATTAGAGGAACCGCGGACCTTCTGCTTATGCCACCACTAATACATGTGGCAATCAAAACATAACCTctatttctgtcaaaatttgagaataacaAAGATTAAATAAGAACTTTATGGATAAACAAATTTGTGTAGTCAAAGATGTCGTgcttatttaataatttattcaagAAAGCAGTTGTTCACAGTATCGTTGAAAATTCGTTGAAGGCTTATCATTTTCAAAGAAGTGTTTTTTTGGTACCTATAGCACATCCAAAATTTGCTACTAACAGGTATAAAAGTAAAAGCAGTAGAAGCAAAGGCAAACTTATTAACAAAGTTTCTGAATCGGAAACAGAATCAGAGACAAAAGACGATGATATATTCGATGTTAATGATAAAAGTGCCAAAACTATAGAAGTAAGGGTTTCATCCTTAAGAGCTGATTCAATACTAAAAGTTGGACTTGGTATTTCAAGAAATAAATTAGAAACTATATTTTATGAAGGTAGAATAAGAGTAAATGGTACAAAAATTCCTAAAAAGAGTGTATCTGTCCGAGAAAATGATGAACTAGATGTTATAAAGGGAAAGCAGACAAATTCCGATTTTTTGACTATTTCAAGATTACTACTCCTAGGTATTAAAGCGGaagaagatataataaaaattaaactcaGACGCCATAAATCATTGACTGTTGAAAACTATGAAGGAAGAGATGCCTGGACCCAATCAGAGTCAAATGTATAACATGTAAATAATGTAAGATATTCGCAGTGTTAAGTCACAATGatgacctctcgtggatttcagCTGAACTAGCTTCAAAGggggtttttaatgtcaaacacTGTGCGTACGtgcattatttatttttacatgtttTCTTATAAATGTTAAGAATATACAACATAGAGGCCAACTTTTAATGAAACGTGAAGATTCCATGTTAATCATTTTATATTAcccaataattaatttaaaacatgtaaaaataaataatgaatattacCTACTTGATTTAAATGTATGTGCGCTCAGCAGTCGATATTGAAAGCCCCTCGAAGCTAGTTCATCTGAAATCCACAAGAGGTCATCATTGTGACTTAACATAGCGAATAAGTTTACGACATTTTGTTATTAGTTCCTATCTAGTGGAGGTACACTTCGTGTCataaaaactggtacaactcttataaccgaaaatcacgtttttcaagttgtgtaagttgatcctATCACATGTGCCATTCTAATTTCTAGGACAACGTCAGTTCAACAAATATATACCAAACCAGCTAAACGCAGGGCTGTGCGACTGACTACAAGTTTTTAGTATACCAAAATCTAAAACAATATCGAGCAGTCTCGATCAGTTagtcacatttatttaaacattcttccttaaaaaatattttggaatTTTCCATCATCTCAATTTAGTACCCATATATTGTTTCGTGTTCTATTATAATGTACTTagtatgaaaatatttaaattcaaaaataataatagataataaatctAGACATGACTTTTAAGTATTATGTTTAATTTCAAAttgagaggtgtgattggtttcttgTAAATTGTAGCACAAAACTGTATTGAGTTGCAGGAtactagaataaataaaacacactggaaaaactaaaattgaatttgaaattaatacaaaatgaatacttacttaacttttacagtgaacaagtgtggaattatgaatatatgtattacaatttgAAACTGCTGAAATATTTTGTCATACCTCCACTATTATTAATCACTTCTTGTAATTTTCTGGGCACTGGGTTAATTAAATTTAGTGATAAATTTTCATCTTCGGACAAGCTTTCCCAGGTTTCTTCAATGATGGTCAATTATTgttaatgataaaaataatacctatctaaaaactttatacatttttaaacgttatttttttgtatttagatttagtgcaattccattATCCGTGATAGCAAAAACAAAGTGATTCGCTAACCATTGTGTCCAGTCTGAACTGAACACAAGTTTATATTTGGGGAAAAAAAGTATACAAGTTTTATATGACGGGAAGTGTACATGCAGCAGCAGTTGTTATACAGTCGGAATATGCATATTGAATTTGGTATGTTCAAACCAGTCTTGTACAAACAGTCAGAAAAAAGTGTGAATATAAAATCTTAAGCAAAAATCCataataattgttaatataaatatttttttaaaattagattttCTTTTATTCATCTAAGataacttcaaaatataatatacTTGCCAAATATCGAAATATGCCAAATATCGATGTTTGAAAGGTAAAAGGTTGTAACCcacaaatcaacttttttcaggaagtagaaAAAGTAATTTGATGAGGAAATAATccaataattttttcattaatttacaGATTAAATGTTGATTtacaaattaatgaaaaaaattatcactagtaataccactagaggtcaaattatttccggaaatttttttgagatcatgaatattttgaaaatttcccgagtcgcagacgagggaaattttctaaaaatattcatgatcaaaaaaaaatttccggatattaatttgacttcgcgtggtattcggtaagaaaattccacaccaaatttgcatttgaaaatccaaagctgcatgaacagattaatagcgcgccatagctttgtcagcaattatttaggctttcaaattcgtaatttctactcattgtagttgcatgggaataccatttcaagatagaaaatagtatattcttcaattttacataagttttgagtaactacaagtgatagaaaatgaatcaaaactaaattatgtaaacaaataaaaaccagtctgtcaaaaatgttctgttattgtaaacgtcaaaaaatttccactataattcgctgttgggtaccccacgagcaaaaaatttccgataaaatacctccgttgccatggtgatctgtcaaaataacgtattttgattggttcaaaattacaggtgtggaattttcaggTTAATTCTGCATCAAattatttaaatagttttttctACTTCCTGGAAAAAGTTGTTTTGTGGGTTACAATCTTTTCCCTTTCAACACTTACATTTTTTAGTAACTTCTTATATGTTGGCGACAACATCTTGTGGCATATGTTTGTACTACTCAGTAGCATTGGATGAGAAACTTGGCGCAatcaggggcctgattctaattcatttcgacagtcgcaatttcatttcgacaccgcgcgattcttggggatattaaccttattatgttgagactgctcagaatttgggttggcgcttcggtttcttggattttgttgatagtctgggaaaattatcgaaaaaataccatttttgggaaaaattatttaccagctattttattgctaaaatcgaatcttaagattgcatatattagtaatatggggtatgacaagtccgcagaaagtgtgttattttatttataaacaaattagcactcctaaatcttcttttttttttcaattagtggtctgtaactcctatattttttcctttgagccaaaaacactcaaataaaaattcaccgtaatttagttctgcacaaagttattttttttccgatttccttcaacaaaaattttactcagaaaatccgagttttcccaaaaaatctgccattttcaattaaaattttagggaagtacctaattatttatcaataattaaataattgaagacatgaaagatttattatagtagattatacagaggggctaaattatggaataaattcatttctttaaaacggacgattttggagcaaaatcccgaaagaggtcgatttttatttttaaattacaattttttggcatatatttcatactagtgacgtcatccatctgagcgtgatgacgtaatcgataattttgttaatgggaataggggtcgtgtggtaggtcatttgaaagggcgtttaattctctattcagtaatataaacattaatatcattaggtatttatacatggttgccaaaaaaaaattttgaattaaattaattggcgcaaaaagaagaatgtatgtaatttatttaactcaaaatacattgtactgctgtcagaaaatagaaaaaaaggtttatttcacaaataaacatttcttttcgcttaaattaaatcacaaacagactccctcctacctattggcagtttgaacttttaatttaagctaaaagcaatgtttatttgcaaaataaacatttttttctattttctgacagcaatacaatgtattttgagttaaataaattacatgcattcttcttcttgcgtcaattaatttaattcaaaatttttcttggcctccctgtataaataatgaaacttatgtttataatactgaatagagaattgaacgcctttgtaaatgagctacaacacgaacccatattcctatttaaaaaaataattacgtcatcacgctcggatggatgacgtcactagtttgaaatatatgccaagaaatttaatttaaaaataaaaatcgacctgtttcgggatttttctctaaaatcgtccattttagagaaaatgaatttattccataatttagcccctctctgtatatcaggagaccggcgacaatctaaccaatagtttagcaataattaaaatgttaattaaaaaatttcggtcgaaataataaccagaaagattatgatacaccagaataactatgattttcatataaaaaagcactatacctattcaacgtaccttactggattgaaattggaccatttgagcggtctcgggaatgttataaagaaacaattttttggcttataaacaaatagaacccctcagaaaatattagattaaattaaattaagttaacgctgttgaaaagagcacggcttctgtgtccttttcgaagaaaaacaaattgaattgcgaggagtgattccaggtataaccggtcaaatttgaccggcatttgcgacagagttataaacaacaggattttaatctttgaaccattagataccttttaattccggtcttctttgtacatacaaattttcatatcttcaagacactcataacaaaaaagatttatgtcactgtcaccaaattatttaattattgataaataattacttccctcaaattttagttgaaaattaaagattttgtttggaaaacccgaattttccgaagaaaatttccgtcgaaggaaattggaataaattattaatgtgcagaattaaattactgtcaatttttatgtgagtgttttggtttaaagttaaaattttcggagttttagagcaataataaaaaaaaagatttcggagcgctaatttgtttataaacaaaatagcacactttctgtggactttgcacagctatattactaatataggaaatcttgaaGATtttatttcagcatgtccagcaataaaatagctggtaattaattttccttgttttttactaattttcccagattattacctcacatctttcattgagttgatgattcatgttgtggacattctcaattattatatttctaatttaatactattctatctaattcctcaaaacaagcaaatttcaattaaacccagctatattataataccttttgatttagttttccttgcaagaaataaacaaaacacatctaaactaaacctaacctcgcttttggccattcattcatctccgtgtcaaataatttcgacagtcgccatcgccatattgaaagcgacttgtttagtgtcgaaatttgatttagaatcagggcccagggcGAACAAGACAGGTAGAGCTAAAGTTCTTATGGAAATCCAACGTTGCCAGTTGATCTTGAGAAAACTGTCATCTGTCATTAGTGTCATTTATGAAAagtgatttattttttattttttgcttgcCTTGTTTTCTGTTTTGCTGCCCTTGCcagtgtattttattttagttgctttttgagtttttttattaagGGTTTAGGCGCAAATTTTCGgcaccaatgctttttaaatgcgttaattttttgcgaatactgagaaagctaataaatatttttgaaaaatttaaacacagaatgaaagattacattattaccgagggctgaaagtcccttagaataaacaaatttttttaatgagatacgtatttaaaattaaaaatcacacattttctgttttttttttcacaactgtaacttattaaaataaacattatggaagttttcagggactttcggccctcggtaataacgtaatctttcattctgcccttaaatttttcaaaaatacttattagttttctcagaattaaaaaaaaatgaatgcatttaaaaagcattagagccgaaattttgcgcctacgcccttaatggcatagacattagtcattcagtCAGTTGTAATAACAAATATACAATCCTATccttaatacaatacaataataataatccCATACAATACTGGTACAATAAAGGACAATAAAATGGATATCGGATAAGATGTACATTTAGGATAAAAAAAGGATTCGAATCTAAACtgaaatcataaaaaatttcatGCTCGCATACAAATCTTATGGAAATGTGCATGTGtctgacaagaaatctataatttatatttttgttgtgagcCCGTAGCCAGCAGACTggatattgaatggtgcatgTATATtaagtttgattaaatttttatagaggCAGTTTAAATGCTGTTAAAACTTAGTGCctacattcaaaaaagatatgatcaagatcaccctgtttcctgcaatgtttgcaattatcgtcttcaattacatttattttaaataaatgagtTACCTATATTGCTTTTTGAGTTATATTTCAGTTATTAAGAGTAActagttttttatataaaaaaatttagatgAAGTCTAAGACGAAGACGAAATTTAGGATGAAGTCTCTGACAATATTAGAATAGCTCGCTttggaaagaaaaataaaaatgggcACCATCCATTTAAAGTGTTCTTATCTTCAACTGAAAATGTTCAGACAGCAGACATGCAGTTCTTAAACAGAAACACATTGACCATGCTAAAACTATCTTTATCAGCATTGATCAGACCCCTAATAAAGGGAAGGTACTTGAATCTGTATATAAAATTTGAGCTTTTGTCTCTTCAGGAAGCAGGGGACAGAACCTGTCGATACGGTATTATAATATCCCAAAGGTAATTCAAAAAACCTCTAAGCCACAATGACTTGGGCAAGCTctccatttttattgaaaatggtagAAGACTTCGGACTAAATTGACAACTCTGACTCTAAATGTTTCTAACAGCTACTTTGATGTGATCATATTTACTGAAACATGGTTAACACCTGATACAAGCGATGCTGAAATTGGTTTATTTAATTACGATATCTACACACAAGACCTGACACAAGAATCCATTAATTTCGACAGTGGAGGTGGTGTGTTAATAGCTGTTAAACAAGTTTTATCCCATCAGATGTTTCTGCTGGACAGGTGTTTGTTCAAATGAACAACAAAAATCATATTGACACCAAATGAGGATGCTATAATGGTAGAtagacttttttataaaaaattaatgcattgaGAAGAAAATTGAATTAATAAGACTTGCTTCAGCAAGTGTAAGTGTAAACATTGAAAGAACTATACAATGgctaaaatctttaaaaatcaaagtacaagtTACTTTATTCCTATTAGATAGTTTCCTTATATGAactgatataaatattatttgAGGTATTGTTAACCTTTTTACAACAATACTTagtaatgataaaaattaatttatgtgtACAGTAGAACCCTGATTGTCCGTGCTCCTCGGGGTCAGACATGGCATGgataattaaaatttatttcttatataatataatacatatatacatacatatgtacctaccataaaaagataatagaaaaaatgaatATTTCATTACGAGTCCTCTTCTTGGCTTACAGAGTTTCCGTCGAGTGAATTAAGGTGATGCTATTTtaataaaacctcaaaaatgcaacttcAGTATTAGAAAACCATAGCACGGATAatcagggttctactgtatatattaTCTGAATTCACAGATAATATGAGTGTAGTCAAGTGTGAATATTCTTTTCAAGTAAAAGTacctataagaaataaaacaatcttttaaaacaagttttttactTATATAATTGGAATAAAACTgataatacatacatacatacttagacttattttttcatacatatTTAAAGCAACTGATTCATAATTTTTTCCCACCGAAGGGTACAGTATTTGGACAACATAAAGTTTAGGGCAACGGCCATGCAACAGCATGAATTTTGTGAACAGTGTTGCCATATCTGTTTATAATTTAGACATATGAATTTAGAccttgtttaaaatgttttttttttataatttagatgtttatttcataggttagttaatTCATTTAAGTTAGTTTCTTTTTattactatttagtattttagatattttattagttACAGTTTAGAAATCTTCACATTGTTTAGTGTTTCTATTAACTATTGCCactattgatttttatataattttaatgcttttaatatattttctgatttatatctaatgtccactttacatcaacaataaattgaacaagaaattgacaaagttattcaagccCAAATTTAacgtgtacaaaatgtatggtttgtaaaagaaaataaaggaatttgatgaaatagaacaattggatatgttttattttgtcaaatttctttattttctttttattcacggcaaaattgggtgttttgtataagtcaaatttgaccttgaataactttgtcaatttcttattcaatttattgttgatgtaaagtgcactttacatttgttttcgatttttaaattatatattgtgttctattcaattttgaattttagatgttaCAGTAAGAAATATTTTAcaacatggcaacactgtcagtGTTTTTAGATTACCTCAAATGTCAACTACAAATTGGTTATGTTTGGTTGCCCTAAACTTGATGTTGTCCTAAAAAACAATAATACAACATAGTCAACAATAAAGTCCTACCAGTCTGCTGATAAATGGGCTACCGATATTGTACTAAATTATGATTTAGCTCTATTTTACTCAAATAATGTTGAAGTAAGCTACAGTAACTCTGTTGAAATATCTTTAGCTATGCTAAACCAAACTGGAGAAGCATGAAAAAAGCTGACGTGACTGCAAGTAACTGGGACAATTTATTGCCATTTATTTacttatcataaaaataaaagcccAAGTTGGCCACTTAAAGTCAACCAATTGTATAATtccaattttaaataaaatactggGACAACATCAAGTTTAGGGCAACCAAACATAACCAATTTGTAGTTGACATTTGAGGTAATCTAAAAACactgacagtgttgccatgttgTAAAATATTTCTTACTGtaacatctaaaattcaaaattgaatagaacaatttaatttaaaaatcgaaaacaaatgtaaagtgcactttacatcaacaataaattgaacaagaaattgacaaagttattcaaggtcaaatttgacttatacaaaacacacaattttgccgtgaataaaaagaaaataaagaaatttgacaaaataaaacatatccaattgttctatttcatcaaattcctttattttcttttacaaaccatacattttgtacacgttaaatttggccttgaataactttgtcaatttcttgttcaatttattgttgatgtaaagtggacattag
The window above is part of the Diabrotica virgifera virgifera chromosome 2, PGI_DIABVI_V3a genome. Proteins encoded here:
- the LOC126879595 gene encoding uncharacterized protein LOC126879595, producing the protein MSCLFNNLFKKAVVHSIVENSLKAYHFQRSVFLVPIAHPKFATNRYKSKSSRSKGKLINKVSESETESETKDDDIFDVNDKSAKTIEVRVSSLRADSILKVGLGISRNKLETIFYEGRIRVNGTKIPKKSVSVRENDELDVIKGKQTNSDFLTISRLLLLGIKAEEDIIKIKLRRHKSLTVENYEGRDAWTQSESNV